In Corynebacterium matruchotii, a single genomic region encodes these proteins:
- a CDS encoding trypsin-like serine peptidase encodes MKTINIRATLLCAFLLLAIPMATTTVAGATDLYDGPLTPIGFKIVNGKSTGNPITIKTEDLVKSPGYTHTESSPGTYTTPEAVIETDDREQITDTTKTPYRWLGRVGFTMEDGRKNNCTGFLVSSDTVVTAGHCVSGKVSDITFTPGVNGDTTPFPTAKATQIWYDNKVFLPNPQQDWGVIKLDTPIGDKVGWFGMAIPNDEDLIGRQATVIGYPTTYPGKPEATLWKDRNTITGITPIEITHIIDTTRGQSGGPILSDTNTVYGIHKGGSAYANVGNRMTAELFNLIVNVSKM; translated from the coding sequence GCAACACTATTATGCGCATTCCTGCTCCTCGCCATCCCCATGGCGACGACTACTGTCGCCGGAGCGACTGACCTCTATGATGGCCCGCTCACCCCTATCGGATTTAAGATCGTGAACGGCAAAAGCACGGGAAACCCAATAACAATAAAAACCGAAGACCTCGTAAAAAGCCCGGGTTACACGCACACGGAATCCTCCCCTGGCACCTACACCACCCCCGAGGCTGTTATCGAAACGGATGACCGGGAACAGATCACCGACACCACCAAAACCCCCTACCGATGGCTGGGAAGGGTGGGCTTCACCATGGAGGATGGGCGCAAGAACAACTGCACCGGCTTCCTTGTCAGTAGCGATACGGTCGTCACCGCCGGTCACTGCGTGTCAGGGAAGGTGTCCGATATCACCTTCACCCCCGGTGTCAATGGGGACACCACCCCCTTCCCCACGGCGAAAGCCACCCAAATTTGGTACGACAATAAGGTTTTTCTGCCCAACCCCCAACAAGACTGGGGCGTTATCAAATTAGACACCCCAATAGGTGACAAGGTTGGGTGGTTCGGGATGGCTATCCCCAACGACGAGGACCTCATTGGCCGCCAAGCCACAGTGATTGGCTATCCAACCACTTACCCCGGCAAGCCGGAGGCAACCCTGTGGAAGGATCGCAATACCATCACGGGTATCACCCCGATAGAGATCACCCATATCATTGACACCACCCGGGGCCAATCCGGGGGCCCAATCCTGAGCGACACCAATACCGTGTATGGGATTCACAAGGGCGGCTCCGCCTACGCCAATGTGGGCAACCGCATGACCGCAGAGCTGTTCAACCTGATTGTCAACGTATCCAAGATGTAG
- a CDS encoding Imm51 family immunity protein, whose translation MLSMLKRETCVIISAWNQAGLRPHPGSLCLVKTDYGYIPAGVVLTDSYLGMCHLVHFYRTIITNPKDTSYFPLVESNDLLIPPMDIPRQAFDASGFLVVNNLEDAPVARVLDHYYFYANGDKWNVDERAFVPMDKPDATGTQSPIPLKQRLIYEKLPGEDRSIGVHEIPAGAWVSPSRTANLAMLEEALGESLRYYGLLRGAASPQLGISSSPYERAAQAKAIDTASRVHLVSTGGVTALYFEAPGPESVAQIIRNAGFVGNGYFWHSLIKFYADQRGFSDKVIFDPEAGMFSVIGTYEILDHLREVIESWFNNPQKLADIINNAQDSDVDFDD comes from the coding sequence ATGTTATCTATGTTGAAGCGGGAGACGTGTGTGATTATCTCGGCGTGGAATCAAGCGGGATTACGACCACATCCAGGCAGCCTATGCCTGGTAAAAACTGACTACGGGTATATTCCCGCCGGCGTGGTGCTCACGGACTCATACCTGGGTATGTGCCACCTGGTGCATTTTTACCGCACCATCATCACCAACCCTAAAGACACCTCCTATTTCCCGCTGGTGGAATCCAACGACCTATTGATACCGCCCATGGATATTCCCCGGCAGGCCTTTGATGCCTCCGGTTTCCTGGTGGTCAATAATCTGGAGGATGCCCCTGTGGCCCGGGTGCTGGACCACTACTATTTTTACGCCAACGGCGATAAATGGAACGTGGACGAGCGCGCCTTCGTCCCCATGGACAAGCCCGACGCCACCGGCACCCAATCCCCCATACCGCTCAAGCAGCGACTCATCTACGAAAAACTGCCCGGCGAGGACCGCAGCATTGGCGTGCACGAAATCCCTGCCGGCGCCTGGGTCTCCCCCAGTAGAACCGCTAACCTGGCCATGCTGGAGGAGGCGCTGGGCGAATCGCTCCGCTACTACGGTCTCCTGCGTGGCGCGGCCTCCCCACAGCTGGGGATTTCTTCCTCCCCCTACGAGCGTGCCGCCCAGGCGAAGGCGATCGACACGGCCTCCAGGGTGCACCTGGTCAGCACCGGTGGCGTTACCGCGCTGTATTTTGAGGCTCCGGGCCCGGAGTCGGTGGCGCAGATTATCCGTAACGCCGGGTTTGTGGGTAATGGTTATTTTTGGCATTCCCTCATTAAGTTTTATGCCGACCAGCGCGGTTTCTCCGACAAGGTGATTTTCGACCCCGAGGCCGGCATGTTCTCCGTGATTGGCACGTACGAAATCCTGGACCACCTGCGGGAAGTGATCGAGAGTTGGTTCAATAACCCCCAAAAACTTGCCGACATTATCAACAACGCCCAGGACAGCGACGTAGACTTCGACGACTAG
- a CDS encoding antitoxin PHD yields MPIEDAELLDELEMRADVEALRQARAEDDGTRISLEEFLAEES; encoded by the coding sequence GTGCCCATTGAAGATGCCGAGTTATTAGACGAGTTAGAAATGCGTGCGGATGTTGAAGCACTGCGTCAGGCCCGCGCCGAAGACGATGGGACTCGTATTTCGCTGGAAGAATTTCTAGCAGAAGAGTCCTAG